CCTTATCCGGCGGGGCGGTCCAGATGAGTTGAAATCCCATCGAGGTGAAAAGATCCGCCACCAGGTTTATGAACTCCCTGCGCTTAAGACCAAGCAGGAACGCTTCGATCTGCTCCCACGCCTTTTCCTCCGCCCTCTCGGCTTCTGCAATAATTCCGGGATTTGCCACCTTCGTATCTTCAAATTGGCGGATGGCGGCATCATAGAATTCCTGGGCAGATTTATGGGTAAGGCAGGCATTTCTGCCTTCCTCTGTAATGTGCCATCTGCCCTTGTTGCTTTTAACGAGCCATCCGGCCTTGACCAGCGGAATGGTTGCCAGCCGGAGGTAACGCTCGTACCTCGGCATATTCGACGGCGGCACATATTCCCTTTCATAATCTGTCAGATGGGTTAATTGAGGAATGAAGGCAATGATTTCGGATGCGGGCAGACCGCCAGGCTTGCTCCACAGAAGCTCCAAAACAGCCCTGATCAATTCGCCGACACGCTGAGTGGTGATTTTACTCAAATCCGATCTCTCTCATTTCAAGGATGACTCATCCGAATTCCAGCGGTTTGCGGCCGGAGAAACGCACGTTGATAAACCGCTTCAAAATATCGAACCAATACGACGCCCCCTGGGCACAAGCGAAGGCGGTGAGAAGGAACCCGGCTAATTTCACAGACAGCCATGACCAACCATTCGTAGCTGTTGAATA
This portion of the Anaerolineales bacterium genome encodes:
- a CDS encoding Mrr restriction system protein: MSKITTQRVGELIRAVLELLWSKPGGLPASEIIAFIPQLTHLTDYEREYVPPSNMPRYERYLRLATIPLVKAGWLVKSNKGRWHITEEGRNACLTHKSAQEFYDAAIRQFEDTKVANPGIIAEAERAEEKAWEQIEAFLLGLKRREFINLVADLFTSMGFQLIWTAPPDKDRGQIDLIVNKDPLGSKETRIFVQVRHDERSITEKDLKSFVTAITPSSHGVIVSTAGFANELNETVNANPQSKITLLSLESFFDLWVRNISDLDSEALLRFPLKIVYFLAGYPR